Proteins from one Paenibacillus amylolyticus genomic window:
- a CDS encoding endospore germination permease, with the protein MLIQERLTIRQFTLLTFLVMVGDMILIYPSLVTAIGKQDAWFCSLLGQPIGLGIMWVLYKLHRTYPQLSLFEICTKLLGTWVGSVLSAAYLFYFAIGAAICVREVGDFMTTQIYLQTPIRVMILMIVCTLVWGLLHGFRTIGLTSELLTPIVVIFIAFLFLGLIPQTKSSNLQPYFDMPLVRIIESTIRGAFTSFGELIVLSVFLPYVKPGSHFKRDFLLATFFGGLLLSFLLLLSIMVMGATLTQHSIYISYVLSQKINIGNFFERIEAVMAIAWLISTYFKSLLYLFAFVLGTAQLFRLKTYKPLILPSSLLLFALGILIAPNVIFYTDTIMPAWVDWDITVSFIIPLFLLLVYRIRFRNRKTISSDRITP; encoded by the coding sequence ATGTTGATACAAGAAAGACTCACTATACGGCAGTTCACACTGCTCACTTTCCTGGTCATGGTTGGAGACATGATTCTGATCTACCCTTCACTCGTTACGGCAATAGGCAAGCAAGACGCATGGTTCTGTTCGCTGCTTGGTCAGCCCATTGGACTTGGGATTATGTGGGTTCTGTATAAGCTCCACCGTACATATCCCCAATTATCTCTCTTTGAAATCTGTACCAAGTTACTTGGCACCTGGGTCGGTTCCGTGCTTTCGGCTGCCTATCTGTTTTATTTCGCCATAGGTGCAGCCATATGTGTTCGTGAGGTCGGTGATTTCATGACCACCCAGATCTATCTTCAGACCCCCATCCGGGTCATGATTCTGATGATCGTCTGTACCTTGGTCTGGGGACTATTACATGGTTTTCGCACGATAGGATTAACCTCAGAACTGTTAACCCCCATCGTTGTCATATTTATAGCTTTTCTCTTTTTGGGGCTAATTCCTCAAACCAAAAGCAGTAATCTTCAACCATACTTTGATATGCCCTTGGTCCGCATCATTGAGTCCACGATCCGAGGAGCATTTACTTCCTTCGGTGAACTCATTGTTCTATCCGTATTTCTCCCATATGTGAAACCCGGTTCCCATTTCAAACGAGACTTTTTGCTGGCTACCTTCTTTGGAGGTTTATTGCTAAGTTTCCTGTTACTGCTCTCCATCATGGTTATGGGAGCAACCTTGACCCAACACAGCATTTACATCTCATATGTACTTTCACAGAAGATTAACATCGGCAATTTTTTTGAGCGAATTGAAGCCGTCATGGCTATTGCGTGGTTAATCTCTACTTATTTTAAAAGTTTGCTGTATCTATTTGCTTTTGTATTGGGAACAGCACAATTATTTCGATTAAAGACATACAAACCTCTGATTCTGCCCTCGTCGTTGTTATTATTTGCACTTGGTATCCTGATTGCTCCGAATGTCATTTTCTATACGGATACAATCATGCCCGCTTGGGTGGATTGGGATATTACCGTCAGCTTCATTATCCCCCTCTTCCTCTTACTGGTTTATCGCATTCGTTTCCGCAACCGCAAAACGATCTCCTCGGATCGTATAACTCCTTAA
- a CDS encoding ABC-2 family transporter protein yields the protein MNSAFIDFMRIRFLTMLAYRVNYYSGILIYTLNIGVYYFTWQAIYGSSGELGGFTAAQMTTYIAVSWMARAFYFNNLDREIAADIRDGSIAIQFIRPINYVMVKMMQGLGEGIFRFLLLMIPGMIIAILLFPVELPTAPSAWIGFLVMLFFSFLINSQINVITGLAAFFVENNEGMMRMKRVVVDLFSGLIIPISLYPGWMSAVMKVLPFQAITYLPGSVFTGRVEGTGIWNVLGIQVFWFAVLLLPMVLIWRKARKRLFVQGG from the coding sequence ATGAATAGTGCATTTATTGATTTTATGCGCATCCGTTTTCTAACGATGCTGGCATACCGGGTGAATTATTACTCCGGCATTTTGATATATACGCTGAATATCGGCGTGTATTACTTTACCTGGCAAGCCATTTACGGCAGCAGTGGTGAACTTGGCGGCTTTACGGCAGCACAGATGACAACTTACATTGCTGTATCCTGGATGGCACGTGCTTTTTACTTCAACAACCTGGACCGGGAGATTGCCGCAGACATACGAGATGGCTCCATTGCAATTCAATTCATCCGGCCGATCAATTACGTTATGGTCAAAATGATGCAGGGGCTGGGTGAAGGCATTTTCCGCTTCCTGCTTCTCATGATTCCGGGGATGATCATTGCCATTCTGCTGTTCCCGGTTGAGCTGCCTACGGCTCCGTCGGCATGGATTGGCTTTCTCGTCATGCTGTTCTTCAGTTTCCTCATTAATTCCCAGATTAATGTGATCACGGGACTGGCAGCATTCTTTGTGGAAAACAATGAAGGCATGATGCGCATGAAACGCGTCGTGGTTGATTTGTTCTCCGGTCTCATCATCCCGATTAGCCTGTATCCAGGCTGGATGTCCGCGGTGATGAAGGTATTGCCTTTTCAGGCCATTACGTATCTGCCCGGTTCGGTTTTCACGGGAAGAGTGGAAGGTACCGGCATCTGGAATGTACTCGGCATTCAGGTGTTTTGGTTTGCCGTGTTGCTGCTTCCGATGGTGCTGATCTGGCGTAAGGCGCGCAAGCGTCTGTTTGTGCAAGGGGGATAA
- a CDS encoding DedA family protein → MELLEKIQHLFGSYGYSVLFFGLLLEFIALPFPGETTMAYAGFLSYKGHLDFGILTILAFLGTTIGMTITYFIGAKAGLPFITRYGKWFLLKQDKLDKTQKWFAKYGNALIFIGYFIPGVRHFTGYFAGIAAVPFRKFALYAYSGALFWVVLFLGIGKIFGPQWNAVFHLAHQYAAYIAGGIGLLLIAAVLYRYRKAWASRSTVSKPTPVRQRQK, encoded by the coding sequence TTGGAATTGCTTGAGAAGATCCAGCATCTGTTTGGATCCTACGGATACAGCGTATTGTTTTTTGGCTTGTTGCTTGAATTCATCGCACTTCCCTTTCCTGGTGAAACAACGATGGCTTACGCAGGGTTTCTCTCTTACAAGGGTCATCTTGACTTCGGAATCCTCACCATACTGGCTTTTCTGGGAACGACGATTGGCATGACCATCACTTATTTTATTGGAGCCAAAGCAGGACTGCCTTTTATAACACGGTATGGAAAATGGTTTCTGCTAAAGCAGGACAAGCTCGATAAAACGCAAAAGTGGTTCGCCAAGTATGGGAATGCCTTGATCTTCATCGGTTATTTCATCCCGGGTGTAAGACATTTCACCGGATATTTCGCAGGCATAGCGGCTGTTCCGTTTCGCAAATTCGCTCTCTACGCCTATTCAGGCGCACTGTTCTGGGTTGTACTTTTTCTGGGCATCGGCAAAATATTCGGCCCCCAGTGGAATGCCGTATTCCATCTGGCTCATCAATATGCAGCATATATCGCGGGAGGAATCGGCCTATTGCTCATCGCAGCAGTGCTTTACCGTTATCGCAAAGCATGGGCATCAAGGTCCACCGTATCCAAGCCAACCCCTGTTCGACAAAGACAAAAGTAA
- a CDS encoding endospore germination permease, producing MGTRQLSTLTFLLVVGDMMLIYPSVITSYAKQDAWICALIGVPLGMALMALIIKLGSMHPEKNLVQLARSTLGFWPGTLFSCFYLFFFLIGTATHTREVGDFMTSQIFQYTPIRVIILIFVIAIGWAVYHGLETIARTSELLMPIAILFIVILAFCLLPQVDTSNLKPVSDTGVVPIAQGILVSIIYPIGETVPILMILPYVARSRHLMRDMIISAGLGNLLLAILVTISMLVLGPFLTQHNIYASFILSQKISIGGFFERIEVIMASSWLISTYFKAIIYLYAFIVGCAELFKLKQFKMLILPSALLVYGMANLVAPSLTFIIITIVPYWVDWDTTLGIILPGILFLIALVKSRRKSNSISQPTTEG from the coding sequence ATCGGGACAAGACAATTATCCACCCTTACATTTTTGTTAGTCGTTGGAGATATGATGCTGATCTACCCTTCCGTTATCACATCCTATGCGAAGCAAGACGCCTGGATATGCGCTCTTATTGGCGTTCCGCTGGGAATGGCGCTTATGGCTCTGATTATAAAATTAGGCAGTATGCATCCGGAGAAAAATCTGGTACAACTTGCTCGAAGTACATTGGGTTTTTGGCCTGGCACCCTGTTTTCCTGCTTCTACCTGTTCTTCTTTTTGATTGGCACAGCTACACATACCCGGGAAGTTGGGGATTTCATGACTTCCCAGATCTTTCAGTACACCCCTATTCGTGTCATCATACTCATATTTGTTATTGCCATCGGCTGGGCTGTGTACCATGGCTTGGAGACTATCGCGAGAACGAGTGAACTGCTCATGCCTATTGCTATATTGTTCATTGTGATACTGGCTTTCTGCCTTCTTCCACAGGTGGACACCAGTAATCTGAAGCCCGTATCAGATACGGGCGTTGTTCCCATAGCGCAAGGTATTCTGGTTAGCATCATCTATCCCATTGGTGAGACTGTTCCAATTTTGATGATCTTGCCCTATGTTGCAAGAAGCCGTCATCTGATGCGTGACATGATTATTTCAGCAGGGCTCGGAAACCTGCTTCTTGCTATTTTAGTTACGATATCCATGCTCGTACTCGGCCCCTTCCTTACCCAACATAATATATACGCTTCGTTTATTTTATCTCAGAAGATTAGCATTGGCGGATTTTTTGAACGAATCGAGGTGATTATGGCTAGTTCCTGGCTCATCTCTACCTACTTCAAAGCGATAATCTACTTATATGCTTTCATCGTTGGATGCGCAGAACTTTTCAAGCTAAAGCAGTTCAAGATGCTCATTCTCCCGTCGGCCTTGCTCGTATATGGAATGGCCAATCTCGTTGCGCCGAGTCTGACGTTTATCATCATCACCATCGTTCCATACTGGGTAGATTGGGACACAACATTAGGTATCATTCTTCCCGGCATCCTGTTTTTGATAGCATTAGTAAAGTCCCGCAGAAAATCCAATTCAATATCCCAACCAACAACGGAAGGATAA
- a CDS encoding spore germination protein → MHESKRDHHDHRPISPDLRENMEYCKRVMGNSNDLMMRSLQCLHKWPAVMLYIDGLVDIQILNHSIMESLLQKQDLPEFSADDEHLRYLQNDILIASNVMLVDDIEDVLNALLSGSAILLLEGSVKGLKIGAAGWEDRSVGEPVSQTVVRGPMEGFNENLRTNTSLIRKRIRDPHLWIEEREIGRVTKTRVAVLYLEHIVDQEIVQELRQRLDEIDIDSILESGYIEELVQDKTGTIFPTVYNSERPDTVSAALLEGRVAIIVDGTPFVLLVPALFVHFFQSPEDYYQRADISTLIRMIRYLAFFIALLAPSFYIAITTFHQEMLRINLLISLAAQREGVPFPAFIEALLMELTYEILREAGIRIPKTVGQAVSIVGTLVIGQAAVDAGVVSAAMVIIVSITAISSYVIPENGLSISVRILRFVLMILAAAFGFYGILIVLLITVTHLCSLRSFGVSYMSPFAPFIQKDLKDTIFRVPWSHMKTRPLSTSATNEVRQATKKRSGNLVRSAHHEEMLMLNFVLCHSAPSPYRMLGSPGTE, encoded by the coding sequence ATGCACGAATCGAAACGGGATCATCACGATCACAGACCAATCTCTCCGGATCTTCGCGAAAATATGGAATACTGCAAGCGCGTGATGGGGAACAGCAACGACTTGATGATGCGCTCTCTTCAGTGTCTACATAAATGGCCTGCCGTCATGTTATATATCGATGGATTGGTGGATATCCAGATTCTGAATCATTCCATCATGGAATCATTATTGCAAAAACAGGATCTCCCTGAATTCTCCGCAGACGATGAACATCTCCGTTACCTTCAGAATGATATTCTGATCGCCAGTAATGTAATGCTGGTGGATGATATCGAGGATGTGCTGAATGCACTTCTTTCGGGATCGGCCATTTTATTGCTTGAAGGGTCAGTAAAAGGATTGAAAATTGGCGCAGCAGGCTGGGAAGATCGATCTGTGGGAGAACCTGTCTCTCAAACCGTCGTTCGTGGACCGATGGAGGGCTTTAATGAAAACTTGCGAACCAACACCTCATTAATACGCAAACGCATTCGTGACCCTCATCTCTGGATCGAAGAAAGAGAGATCGGTCGAGTGACCAAGACCCGGGTAGCTGTGCTCTATCTGGAACACATTGTGGATCAGGAAATCGTGCAGGAACTTCGTCAACGACTCGATGAGATCGACATTGACAGCATCCTGGAGAGTGGCTATATCGAGGAACTGGTACAGGACAAGACAGGCACGATTTTCCCTACAGTCTACAACAGTGAAAGACCGGATACCGTGTCTGCCGCTTTGCTTGAAGGGCGAGTTGCAATCATTGTGGATGGGACACCCTTTGTATTACTTGTTCCCGCTTTGTTCGTTCATTTCTTCCAGTCTCCAGAGGATTATTATCAGCGAGCAGATATCAGTACACTGATCCGAATGATCCGATATCTGGCCTTTTTTATTGCGCTGCTTGCACCCTCCTTTTATATTGCCATTACCACGTTCCATCAGGAGATGCTGCGTATCAACCTGCTGATCAGTTTGGCGGCTCAGCGAGAGGGCGTACCTTTTCCTGCTTTTATTGAAGCCCTCCTGATGGAGCTGACTTACGAGATTCTGCGAGAAGCGGGCATTCGGATACCGAAAACCGTTGGTCAGGCCGTATCCATTGTAGGGACGCTTGTTATTGGTCAAGCTGCGGTTGATGCGGGAGTTGTATCTGCTGCAATGGTCATTATCGTATCCATCACTGCGATATCCAGCTATGTAATCCCGGAAAATGGGCTCTCCATCTCCGTGCGCATATTACGGTTCGTTCTAATGATCCTGGCCGCTGCCTTTGGATTCTATGGCATTCTGATTGTGCTCTTAATTACCGTGACCCACCTCTGCAGCTTACGTTCTTTCGGGGTGTCCTACATGTCTCCTTTTGCACCTTTTATTCAGAAAGACCTGAAAGACACGATCTTTCGTGTACCTTGGTCCCATATGAAAACTCGTCCGCTTTCTACGAGTGCTACAAACGAAGTTAGACAAGCCACCAAAAAACGAAGCGGTAATTTGGTAAGGAGTGCACACCATGAAGAGATGCTTATGCTTAATTTTGTCCTGTGTCATTCTGCTCCCTCTCCTTACCGGATGCTGGGATCGCCAGGAACTGAATGA
- a CDS encoding Ger(x)C family spore germination protein: MKRCLCLILSCVILLPLLTGCWDRQELNELGIMLGLGVDKDGDMIKVSAQVVVPNEVSSKAGGGKGTPVTQYEASATTLFEAIQKLTETSPRRIFMAHIRVLVFGEEYARKEGIYDVIEALMREPTVRPDYYVMVAKNTTASKLLDVLTPLDNIPAEKMFNSLDISSKTWSPTTTVTGDELMEFMISPGIQPVITGVEIIGDNKRSGSKENISTIRSPARLNTTGLSVFRKDKLIGWLTEDESKGYNYIRDNVKSTISHLPCREKGNVTFKALRTSTKRKAKVVNGKPVISIAVKHVSSIGAVECGIQIGSMKVLKELESDSEERLIELMQNSVNSVKRKYHVDIFGFGQEVYHADPKLFKKMENDWDKHFEELDVKYKANVQIKRVGTLDDSFKNQLKE; the protein is encoded by the coding sequence ATGAAGAGATGCTTATGCTTAATTTTGTCCTGTGTCATTCTGCTCCCTCTCCTTACCGGATGCTGGGATCGCCAGGAACTGAATGAACTCGGCATTATGCTGGGTCTCGGCGTGGACAAAGATGGAGATATGATTAAAGTCAGTGCTCAGGTGGTTGTACCAAACGAAGTATCTTCCAAGGCTGGGGGAGGGAAAGGTACACCGGTTACACAGTATGAAGCATCGGCCACAACCTTGTTTGAAGCCATTCAGAAATTAACGGAGACCAGTCCACGCCGCATATTCATGGCGCATATCCGCGTGCTGGTATTTGGCGAAGAATATGCCCGCAAAGAAGGAATATATGATGTGATCGAGGCGTTGATGCGTGAACCTACAGTAAGACCCGATTATTACGTTATGGTTGCCAAAAATACCACTGCCTCCAAACTGCTTGATGTTCTCACACCTTTGGACAATATTCCTGCTGAAAAAATGTTTAACTCTCTTGATATCTCTTCCAAAACCTGGTCTCCCACGACTACGGTAACCGGGGATGAGTTAATGGAGTTCATGATATCCCCTGGTATCCAGCCCGTCATTACAGGTGTGGAAATTATAGGGGATAACAAACGAAGTGGCAGCAAAGAGAACATATCTACAATTCGCTCACCAGCTCGCCTCAATACGACGGGACTGAGTGTATTCAGGAAGGATAAACTGATCGGTTGGTTAACGGAGGATGAATCCAAAGGCTACAATTATATCCGAGACAATGTAAAATCAACCATCAGCCACCTGCCTTGTCGAGAGAAGGGCAATGTGACGTTTAAGGCACTCCGCACATCCACAAAAAGAAAAGCTAAAGTGGTCAACGGCAAGCCTGTAATCAGTATTGCTGTCAAACATGTCTCATCCATCGGTGCGGTTGAATGCGGAATCCAGATTGGTTCGATGAAAGTACTCAAAGAACTGGAATCAGATAGTGAAGAGCGGCTGATTGAACTGATGCAGAACTCTGTCAATTCGGTAAAACGCAAATACCATGTTGATATATTTGGTTTTGGACAGGAAGTGTATCATGCAGACCCCAAATTGTTCAAAAAGATGGAAAATGACTGGGACAAACATTTTGAAGAACTGGATGTCAAATATAAAGCCAATGTACAGATTAAACGCGTGGGTACACTGGATGACTCATTTAAAAATCAATTGAAGGAGTGA
- a CDS encoding ATP-binding cassette domain-containing protein has protein sequence MLAIDVKDLRKSFSVQKSRGGLKGAFQDLFARQYQEVLAVNDISFQIPQGEICGYIGENGAGKSTTIKMLTGILVPTSGHISVGGYVPYQEREKFVQNIGVVFGQRSQLWWDIGVIESFHLLRKVYRVGEVDFRKRLDELVERLQLQDLLSRPVRKLSLGQRMRCELVAALLHNPSIVFLDEPTIGLDIVVKSEIREFLKDMNQEHGTTILLTTHDLQDIEALCSRVIMLDAGNIIYDGGLDHLKSQWGKEREIRFKFGSGHNISQMQEWTAALPVRWTVENELSASVWIPLELNVSDVLGRVVGQADITDIQIIEINTDEIVRSIYQSGSAERPEIVGSGKEAVGVS, from the coding sequence ATGCTGGCGATTGATGTCAAAGATTTGCGCAAGTCGTTTAGCGTCCAGAAAAGCCGAGGTGGGCTGAAGGGCGCGTTCCAGGACCTGTTTGCACGTCAATACCAGGAGGTATTGGCTGTAAATGATATTTCATTTCAGATTCCGCAGGGCGAAATATGCGGATATATTGGGGAGAACGGTGCCGGTAAATCAACAACGATCAAGATGTTGACCGGCATTTTGGTGCCTACTTCAGGGCATATATCGGTTGGTGGATATGTTCCGTATCAGGAACGGGAGAAGTTTGTACAGAATATTGGTGTTGTTTTTGGTCAGCGCAGTCAATTGTGGTGGGATATTGGCGTTATCGAATCCTTCCATTTATTGCGCAAAGTATATCGTGTAGGAGAGGTCGATTTCCGCAAACGGCTCGATGAATTGGTGGAACGATTGCAGCTTCAGGATCTGCTAAGCCGCCCGGTACGGAAGCTCAGTCTCGGTCAGCGCATGCGCTGTGAGTTGGTGGCAGCATTGTTGCACAACCCGAGTATTGTTTTTCTGGACGAGCCAACCATTGGTTTGGATATTGTCGTGAAGTCGGAGATTCGCGAGTTTCTGAAAGACATGAATCAAGAGCATGGAACGACGATTCTGCTCACCACCCACGATTTGCAGGACATTGAGGCCCTGTGTTCCCGGGTGATTATGCTGGATGCCGGCAACATCATCTATGATGGTGGTCTGGATCATCTGAAATCCCAGTGGGGCAAGGAAAGAGAAATCCGCTTCAAGTTTGGTTCAGGTCATAACATCAGTCAGATGCAGGAATGGACTGCTGCCTTGCCTGTGCGTTGGACCGTTGAGAATGAGTTGTCCGCATCCGTATGGATTCCGCTCGAATTGAATGTTTCGGATGTACTCGGACGTGTCGTTGGACAAGCCGATATTACCGATATCCAGATTATCGAGATCAACACGGATGAGATCGTGCGGAGTATCTACCAGTCCGGTTCCGCCGAGCGTCCCGAGATTGTGGGATCAGGGAAAGAAGCGGTGGGTGTATCCTGA
- a CDS encoding LCP family protein — translation MTRKTKRTIWISLAAFVLIIGGAAAYYFGSILNQLDGLAKDGDESPFAGIENVEKVNTPDPPKWEGTETVNILVMGVDARGLKKGEVPRSDSMMVVSLDPLTKKINLFSILRDTYVDIEGFGKERINTAITHGPNAAMKAAGDLLGIPVQYYVYTDFQGFIKLVDAVGGVDFDVEKDMHYTSKADNNEYDIDLKKGYQHLDGETALMYVRFRHDAMSDFARSERQRELLKAVTAKMQSTTTIAKLPAILEQVNPYVDTNLTLSDMWKLGGLGYQSSMNGSEQIPPMNLLKEERTAGGAQVLTVTNEEKLKQHIQDIIHPPATTDDSTTSTEDKTASGDDQKSEQPAQ, via the coding sequence ATGACCAGAAAGACGAAGAGAACCATTTGGATTTCTCTTGCCGCCTTCGTGTTGATTATCGGAGGAGCTGCGGCATACTATTTCGGTTCTATTCTCAATCAGTTGGACGGTTTGGCAAAAGACGGTGACGAATCCCCATTCGCCGGTATCGAGAATGTGGAGAAAGTAAATACGCCTGACCCTCCCAAATGGGAAGGCACAGAAACGGTAAATATTCTCGTTATGGGTGTTGATGCGCGAGGATTGAAAAAAGGTGAAGTTCCCCGCTCCGACAGCATGATGGTCGTATCGCTTGACCCTCTAACCAAAAAAATTAATCTGTTCTCCATTCTTCGCGACACATACGTCGATATTGAAGGGTTTGGCAAGGAGCGGATCAACACCGCCATTACCCATGGTCCTAACGCAGCCATGAAAGCTGCCGGCGACCTGCTCGGCATTCCTGTACAGTATTATGTGTATACGGATTTCCAGGGATTCATCAAATTGGTGGATGCCGTTGGCGGTGTCGATTTTGATGTGGAGAAAGACATGCACTATACAAGCAAAGCAGACAATAACGAATACGATATTGATCTCAAAAAAGGATACCAGCATCTGGACGGCGAGACGGCCCTCATGTACGTTCGTTTCCGTCATGATGCGATGTCGGATTTCGCCCGTTCCGAGCGTCAGCGTGAATTGCTGAAAGCTGTAACCGCGAAAATGCAGTCAACGACAACGATTGCCAAACTGCCTGCCATTCTGGAACAGGTGAATCCTTACGTGGATACAAATCTGACACTCTCCGATATGTGGAAGCTTGGTGGACTCGGATACCAGAGCAGCATGAACGGCAGTGAGCAGATTCCACCAATGAACCTGTTGAAAGAAGAACGCACAGCAGGCGGCGCCCAAGTATTGACGGTGACAAATGAAGAAAAATTGAAGCAGCATATTCAGGATATTATTCATCCACCTGCTACAACGGATGACAGTACAACCAGCA
- a CDS encoding ABC-2 family transporter protein, giving the protein MYYMGLIWEYLKNYMKTRLTYRADFWVEILSDLLFQATNLIFIFVVFRHTDNLGGWSESEVLFVYGYFMVPYGIFSCFINLWGFSERYIVKGEMDRILTRPAHNLFQILLENVDPPALVGSFIGLIIMIFSGAEIGLVLEWWHIPALIILALSSVMIYAGIYTTLTSLSFYSDAPTGILPLMYNIQGYGRYPVTIYNRAIQVLLTWIIPFAFVGIYPAALFLERSEMHRMALLTPVMGLVFGSVGLLLWNYGVKRYRGAGS; this is encoded by the coding sequence ATGTACTATATGGGTCTGATCTGGGAATATTTGAAGAACTACATGAAAACACGACTCACGTACCGTGCTGATTTCTGGGTGGAGATTCTGTCGGATCTGCTGTTCCAGGCAACCAACCTGATCTTTATCTTTGTGGTCTTTCGCCATACGGATAACCTGGGCGGCTGGAGCGAGAGTGAGGTACTCTTTGTTTATGGATATTTCATGGTGCCTTACGGCATCTTCAGTTGTTTTATCAATCTGTGGGGATTCAGTGAGCGGTATATCGTCAAAGGCGAGATGGATCGTATCCTGACACGCCCTGCACATAATTTGTTCCAGATCTTGCTTGAAAATGTGGACCCGCCTGCACTCGTGGGCTCGTTTATCGGCTTGATCATCATGATCTTCAGCGGAGCAGAGATTGGTCTGGTGCTGGAATGGTGGCATATCCCTGCCTTGATTATTTTGGCACTCAGCTCAGTCATGATCTATGCAGGCATCTATACCACGCTGACCTCGTTGTCCTTTTATTCGGACGCACCAACGGGTATTCTGCCATTGATGTACAACATTCAGGGGTATGGGCGTTATCCGGTAACGATCTATAACCGTGCCATTCAGGTGCTGCTAACCTGGATCATTCCGTTTGCCTTCGTGGGCATCTATCCAGCGGCACTGTTCCTGGAAAGGTCTGAGATGCATCGCATGGCACTGCTGACACCTGTGATGGGATTGGTGTTTGGTTCCGTGGGTTTGCTTTTGTGGAATTATGGCGTGAAACGGTATCGCGGAGCAGGATCATAA